The Bifidobacterium animalis subsp. animalis ATCC 25527 genome has a segment encoding these proteins:
- a CDS encoding SDR family NAD(P)-dependent oxidoreductase — MTTLITGATGGLGRELALLFANDDHDLLLTARHADQLAELQAELTKQFHVHVTSVVLDLSDTEAAEKLFRYAQKKGIVIDTLVNCAGFGDWADFMHEDRRKLNAMMQVNMVTLAKLMRLFGEGMVSRHDGRILNIASVAATIPGPYMAAYYASKAFVRSLSVAVAHEVRGTGLTVTCICPGPISTGFEKAAAMQGRNFFTMVRPSTPKAIAQFAYHKMQLGRALGYAGAFAKGVAFATRLAPEYLNALCAGFMNGGDPSATTSSENPQK, encoded by the coding sequence ATGACCACTTTGATCACCGGTGCGACAGGCGGCTTGGGGCGCGAACTGGCGCTGCTGTTCGCCAACGACGATCACGATCTCCTACTCACCGCACGGCATGCGGACCAGCTTGCCGAGCTGCAGGCGGAATTGACCAAGCAGTTCCATGTGCACGTCACGTCGGTGGTGCTCGATCTTTCCGACACCGAGGCCGCCGAGAAACTGTTTCGCTATGCCCAGAAGAAAGGCATCGTGATCGATACGCTCGTCAATTGCGCGGGCTTCGGGGATTGGGCGGACTTCATGCATGAGGACAGGCGGAAACTCAATGCGATGATGCAGGTGAACATGGTTACGCTGGCCAAGCTCATGCGTCTGTTCGGCGAGGGCATGGTGAGCCGTCACGACGGGCGGATTCTCAACATCGCCTCAGTCGCGGCAACGATTCCGGGGCCGTATATGGCCGCATATTACGCCTCGAAGGCCTTCGTGCGCTCACTGAGCGTGGCCGTGGCCCACGAGGTGCGCGGCACCGGCCTCACCGTCACGTGCATCTGCCCCGGACCTATCAGCACCGGATTCGAAAAGGCCGCCGCCATGCAGGGGCGCAATTTCTTCACGATGGTCAGACCCTCCACACCGAAGGCCATTGCCCAGTTCGCGTACCACAAGATGCAACTCGGCCGTGCGCTGGGCTATGCGGGGGCCTTCGCGAAGGGCGTCGCCTTCGCCACCCGCCTCGCCCCCGAATACCTCAATGCGCTCTGCGCGGGCTTCATGAACGGCGGTGATCCCTCGGCTACAACTTCATCCGAGAACCCCCAGAAATAA
- a CDS encoding DEAD/DEAH box helicase, with translation MNDADSIYEEPARSFGELGVPGPLVRLLAADGKKTAFPIQQDTLPDSLAGRDVLGRGQTGSGKTLAFGLPLVSRLSDMDRADDHDFPRDMDPQALRKSLRFKRGVSKYMPHPRGLVLAPTRELANQISDVLTPLADAYGMAVTTVYGGVKYERQFRDLDDGADIVVACPGRLEDLIEQQALTLADVRIVVLDEADEMADMGFLPPIKRILKQIRPDAQHMLFSATLDHGVDEVVSEFLHDPKVHSVDEVTSNVDSMTHHLFLVSRNDKAAVVRELASGRGRRILFTRTKFQAKKLAHTLTQSGIPAAELHGNLSQHQRDRNLQAFESGQVNVLVATDVAARGIDVSNVGLVVQVEPPEDPKSFTHRSGRTARAGQSGDVVTLMTPDQKRKIRHLFKEVDIKLKPVEVTPESPQVQELVGQKADPVHGWELPELERKPRKSNGGRKSRRDRGRTNRDEERGSRSARGGRRTGKGEHRPTERERQIAKEQQEFAALFLGDVSSDNPRYSEPAESEQASRHERDRRRDERPRNRRERRAEQFGEAGDDRDYKKSRQNRNNGKKRIERRHARREEEREERRGGKRIHHHDNDRLFDARDESVKRHERRLEAREQTRTAPKRARKSGKYSQFKNKGKRRNDNPFRGGRGRR, from the coding sequence ATGAATGATGCGGACTCCATATATGAGGAGCCTGCGCGCTCGTTCGGTGAACTCGGCGTGCCCGGGCCGCTTGTTCGCCTGCTGGCTGCCGACGGCAAGAAGACCGCGTTCCCCATCCAGCAGGACACGCTTCCAGACTCACTTGCCGGGCGTGATGTGCTCGGCCGAGGGCAGACCGGTTCCGGCAAGACCTTGGCCTTCGGACTGCCGCTCGTCTCCAGGCTTTCCGATATGGATCGTGCCGACGACCATGATTTCCCCCGTGACATGGATCCGCAGGCATTGCGTAAATCGCTGCGGTTCAAGCGCGGCGTCTCGAAGTACATGCCGCATCCGCGCGGTCTGGTGCTGGCGCCGACCCGTGAGCTCGCCAATCAGATCAGTGACGTGCTCACCCCCCTCGCAGATGCTTACGGCATGGCCGTCACCACGGTATACGGCGGTGTCAAGTACGAGCGACAGTTCCGGGACCTCGACGATGGCGCCGACATCGTCGTCGCTTGCCCGGGGCGCCTGGAAGATCTGATTGAACAGCAGGCGCTGACGCTCGCCGATGTGCGCATCGTGGTGCTCGACGAGGCCGACGAGATGGCCGACATGGGCTTCCTGCCGCCGATCAAACGCATTCTCAAGCAGATTCGCCCCGACGCGCAGCATATGCTGTTCTCGGCCACGCTCGACCATGGTGTCGACGAGGTGGTCAGCGAATTCCTGCACGATCCGAAGGTGCATAGTGTCGATGAGGTGACGTCGAATGTCGATTCGATGACCCACCATCTGTTCCTCGTATCCCGCAACGACAAGGCGGCCGTCGTGAGGGAGCTCGCCAGTGGACGCGGCCGCCGCATCCTGTTCACGCGTACGAAGTTTCAGGCCAAGAAGCTCGCCCACACGCTGACGCAGAGCGGGATCCCGGCAGCCGAACTCCATGGGAACCTGAGCCAGCACCAGCGCGATCGGAACCTGCAGGCTTTCGAATCCGGTCAGGTGAATGTGCTCGTGGCCACCGATGTGGCGGCCCGCGGCATCGATGTGAGCAACGTGGGTCTGGTGGTGCAGGTCGAACCGCCGGAGGATCCCAAGTCGTTCACCCATCGCTCCGGCAGAACCGCCCGTGCCGGCCAGTCCGGCGATGTGGTCACACTCATGACGCCGGATCAGAAGCGCAAGATTCGTCACCTGTTCAAAGAGGTCGACATCAAGCTCAAACCAGTCGAAGTCACCCCCGAGTCCCCACAGGTGCAGGAACTCGTAGGGCAGAAAGCCGATCCGGTGCATGGCTGGGAGCTTCCCGAGCTTGAACGCAAACCGCGTAAAAGCAATGGCGGCCGCAAGTCGCGTCGTGACCGGGGTCGCACGAACCGTGATGAGGAACGGGGCAGCCGCTCGGCTCGTGGTGGACGCCGTACCGGCAAGGGCGAGCATCGGCCCACCGAACGCGAACGCCAGATTGCCAAGGAGCAGCAGGAATTCGCCGCATTGTTCCTCGGCGATGTGAGTTCGGACAACCCACGTTACTCCGAGCCTGCGGAGTCAGAACAGGCGAGCCGCCATGAGCGCGATCGCCGGCGCGACGAACGGCCGCGCAACCGGCGGGAACGTCGCGCCGAGCAGTTCGGCGAGGCCGGTGACGACCGTGATTACAAGAAATCACGCCAGAACCGCAACAACGGCAAGAAACGCATCGAACGGCGCCATGCCCGTCGCGAGGAGGAGCGTGAAGAGCGTCGGGGTGGCAAACGCATCCACCACCACGACAACGACCGTCTGTTCGATGCCCGCGATGAATCAGTCAAGCGCCATGAACGCAGGCTCGAGGCCCGCGAACAGACCCGAACCGCCCCCAAGCGTGCCCGGAAGTCAGGCAAGTACAGCCAGTTCAAGAACAAGGGCAAGCGCCGCAACGATAATCCGTTCCGCGGGGGCCGTGGTCGTCGCTGA
- a CDS encoding YeiH family protein: MKEFCSKWAKRIATKQMALIAVITLVATLIGMWAAQFEGLKILGALIIALLIGMVVQFPIRAWYTKDDPQRAAGVKDAAGLIANKFLRFGIILLGFKLNLELLFTTGAKCLPLAALVVAVTVFVTYWICRWMGVDPLMAILVSCGTGICGAAAVMGVSGSIKVSPKRESEKENDEVTAIAIVAIMGTIFALLEIAILPLLNLTQPQEGFIAGGSLHEIAHAVAAGEGLNRPVPAGQVDAATMANIMKLSRVLMLVFVSIIVAIWWDKRHSEVTEVGGKRKVAFPWFMLGFIATAAIGTLFLQTVPASAGFINALGGDVAKIFLGMAMASLGINVNFKAIAKTGVKPLIASFIASIILVLICWGLAVLFF; encoded by the coding sequence ATGAAAGAATTCTGTAGCAAATGGGCCAAACGCATTGCCACAAAACAGATGGCGCTGATTGCCGTCATCACCTTGGTGGCCACTCTCATCGGCATGTGGGCCGCGCAATTCGAAGGTCTCAAGATCCTCGGCGCGCTCATTATCGCCCTGCTCATCGGCATGGTGGTTCAGTTCCCGATTCGTGCCTGGTACACCAAGGATGATCCGCAACGTGCGGCAGGTGTGAAGGACGCGGCTGGCCTCATCGCCAACAAGTTCCTCCGCTTCGGCATTATTCTGCTTGGTTTCAAACTCAATCTCGAGCTGCTCTTCACCACAGGTGCGAAGTGTCTGCCTCTCGCCGCGCTCGTCGTGGCCGTCACCGTGTTCGTCACCTACTGGATCTGCCGTTGGATGGGCGTCGACCCGCTCATGGCCATCCTGGTCTCCTGCGGCACCGGCATCTGCGGAGCCGCGGCGGTCATGGGTGTCTCCGGCTCCATCAAGGTCTCCCCGAAACGTGAGAGCGAGAAAGAGAACGACGAAGTCACCGCAATCGCCATCGTCGCCATCATGGGCACCATCTTCGCATTGCTCGAAATCGCCATTCTGCCGCTGCTCAACCTCACCCAGCCCCAGGAGGGCTTCATCGCAGGTGGTTCGCTCCACGAAATCGCCCATGCCGTCGCAGCAGGTGAAGGCCTCAACCGTCCAGTCCCCGCCGGTCAGGTCGATGCGGCCACCATGGCGAACATCATGAAGCTCTCCCGTGTGCTCATGCTCGTGTTCGTCTCGATCATCGTTGCGATTTGGTGGGATAAGCGTCATAGCGAGGTCACCGAGGTGGGCGGCAAGCGCAAGGTCGCATTCCCCTGGTTCATGCTCGGCTTCATCGCCACGGCGGCCATCGGTACCCTGTTCCTGCAGACGGTTCCCGCCAGCGCCGGCTTCATCAACGCGCTCGGCGGCGATGTGGCGAAGATCTTCCTCGGCATGGCCATGGCCTCCCTCGGCATCAACGTGAACTTCAAGGCGATCGCGAAGACCGGCGTCAAGCCGCTCATCGCCAGCTTCATCGCCTCGATCATCCTGGTGCTCATCTGCTGGGGTCTGGCGGTGCTGTTCTTCTGA
- a CDS encoding uracil-xanthine permease family protein yields the protein MFTWTLHGNGKTLKPGEIVEPKERLTWPRTIGIGAQHVVAMFGATFLVPILTGFDPSTTLFFTAFSTALFLLINKNLLPSYLGSSFGFIAPIAAVASAGKGIAVASFGILCTGLLLAIIGFVVQWAGAIWIDRIMPPVVNGAIVAIIGFNLAPNVWTNFKAAPDTALVTLVAVLLIAVLFKGLIGRLNILLGVLIGYAYACIRGQVDFQAIEQAAWVGFPKFHLPQVDFTILPMFLPVVLVLIAENVGHVKSVAQMTGHDYDNQIGTALIADGLGTTVAGFGGGSGTTTYGENIGVMAATKVYSTAAYWCAAGFAFLLSLCPKFGQVVNSIPVGVLGGVTCLLYGMIGMIGVQIWVDNKVDFAKPINIMTASVVMIVGIANFEFNVNGIQFNGIAIGSIIVLVLYHGMCAIGRATGTIVKEAPEPTPQERKFENLDEPIDPTR from the coding sequence ATGTTCACATGGACGCTCCATGGGAACGGAAAAACACTCAAGCCCGGCGAGATCGTCGAACCGAAGGAGCGCCTCACCTGGCCCCGCACCATCGGTATCGGCGCACAGCATGTGGTGGCCATGTTCGGAGCCACATTCCTGGTCCCGATCCTCACAGGCTTCGACCCGTCGACCACGCTGTTCTTCACGGCGTTCTCCACGGCGCTCTTCCTGCTCATCAACAAGAACCTGCTGCCATCGTATCTGGGTTCCAGCTTCGGCTTCATCGCCCCGATCGCAGCCGTGGCGAGCGCCGGCAAGGGCATCGCCGTCGCATCCTTCGGCATCCTGTGCACAGGCCTGCTGCTTGCGATCATCGGCTTCGTCGTCCAATGGGCGGGAGCGATTTGGATCGACCGCATCATGCCCCCTGTGGTCAACGGCGCCATCGTGGCCATCATCGGCTTCAATCTGGCTCCGAATGTATGGACCAATTTCAAGGCGGCCCCCGACACCGCATTGGTCACGCTTGTCGCCGTCCTGCTCATTGCCGTGCTGTTCAAGGGACTCATCGGCCGTCTCAATATTCTCCTCGGCGTGCTCATCGGCTATGCCTATGCCTGCATTCGCGGGCAGGTCGACTTCCAGGCCATCGAACAGGCCGCCTGGGTCGGCTTCCCGAAGTTCCACCTGCCGCAGGTCGACTTCACGATTCTGCCGATGTTCCTGCCTGTCGTGCTCGTGCTCATCGCCGAGAACGTCGGCCACGTGAAGTCCGTAGCGCAGATGACCGGCCATGACTACGACAACCAAATCGGCACCGCCCTCATCGCCGATGGTTTGGGCACGACGGTCGCCGGCTTCGGCGGTGGTTCGGGCACCACCACCTATGGCGAGAACATCGGCGTCATGGCGGCCACCAAGGTCTACTCCACTGCCGCATACTGGTGTGCCGCGGGCTTCGCCTTCCTCCTCTCGCTCTGCCCGAAGTTCGGCCAAGTAGTCAACTCGATTCCGGTCGGCGTGCTCGGCGGCGTCACATGCCTGCTCTACGGCATGATCGGCATGATCGGCGTGCAGATCTGGGTGGACAACAAGGTCGACTTCGCCAAGCCGATCAACATCATGACCGCCTCCGTCGTCATGATCGTCGGCATCGCGAACTTCGAGTTCAATGTGAACGGCATCCAGTTCAACGGCATCGCCATCGGCTCCATCATCGTGCTCGTGCTCTACCATGGCATGTGCGCGATTGGACGCGCCACCGGGACCATTGTCAAGGAGGCTCCGGAGCCCACACCACAGGAGCGCAAGTTCGAGAATCTCGACGAGCCAATCGATCCGACGCGCTGA
- a CDS encoding alpha/beta hydrolase, translating to MEQYRNNEIPPIEYTPGTGEFRDAVIDLAHYWTAIAEDLHTDEPGKQERTAAACLRFRKECAMFDYARALQWHDPQDVSVHADIPYLPDGGYRDGEVRGHLLDAYIPRDAIVRGGNTLPVYIDIHGGGFTYGYKELNRNFNTHLADLGFGVFSLNYRPTPQTDLVGQLHDIQAALRWIDEHITLFPVSPDNIFITGDSAGACLSLLTLLIEHSDDAARAFGIGRASGIHLRGASLISGVYDITPSSPMRARLIETVGNEFFAGLDDAAVFLDPADWLTQGIGIPPLFLVTSSDDFVQSETLALATSLARNGRDFELHDFKVPPTQTLGHVFPVGMTWLPESERVLHGIRAFSYPLAQ from the coding sequence ATGGAACAGTACAGGAACAATGAGATCCCACCCATCGAATACACACCAGGCACCGGCGAATTTCGCGACGCGGTGATCGATCTGGCACATTACTGGACGGCGATCGCGGAGGATCTGCACACCGACGAACCGGGCAAGCAGGAGCGCACGGCAGCCGCCTGCCTCCGATTCCGCAAGGAATGCGCGATGTTCGACTACGCACGCGCATTGCAATGGCACGATCCGCAAGATGTGTCTGTGCACGCCGACATCCCCTACCTGCCGGACGGCGGCTACCGGGACGGCGAGGTGCGCGGCCACCTGCTCGACGCCTACATCCCACGCGATGCCATCGTGCGTGGCGGCAACACATTGCCGGTGTACATAGACATCCATGGCGGCGGATTCACCTACGGATACAAAGAGCTCAACCGCAATTTCAACACGCATCTCGCCGATCTTGGGTTCGGCGTGTTCTCGCTGAACTACAGACCGACCCCGCAGACCGATCTCGTCGGCCAATTGCACGATATCCAGGCGGCGCTGCGCTGGATCGACGAGCATATCACACTGTTCCCCGTCAGTCCGGACAACATCTTCATCACCGGCGACTCGGCCGGTGCATGTCTGAGTCTGCTCACATTGCTCATCGAGCACAGCGACGATGCCGCACGCGCATTCGGCATCGGACGGGCGTCGGGAATCCACCTGCGCGGAGCTTCGCTCATCTCGGGAGTCTATGACATTACGCCGAGTTCACCAATGCGCGCGCGACTTATCGAAACAGTGGGAAACGAGTTCTTCGCAGGACTTGACGATGCCGCCGTGTTCCTGGATCCCGCGGATTGGCTCACACAGGGCATCGGCATTCCACCCCTGTTCCTGGTGACGAGCAGCGACGACTTTGTGCAGTCGGAGACGCTGGCCTTGGCGACGTCACTCGCCCGCAACGGCCGTGATTTTGAACTCCATGATTTCAAGGTGCCACCCACGCAGACACTCGGCCATGTGTTCCCCGTCGGCATGACGTGGCTTCCCGAAAGCGAACGTGTGCTACACGGCATACGAGCATTCTCCTATCCTTTGGCGCAATAG
- a CDS encoding cupin domain-containing protein has product MDEPGMQMLDGAADMVSIQPEATVSRTVMRTEGGNVVLFAFDSGQELSEHTAAMPAFIQVLRGRLLVNGGDDEREVAPGDLVYLPTRLPHAVKALEPSVMMLTMITAARAADAIDG; this is encoded by the coding sequence ATGGACGAACCGGGAATGCAGATGCTCGACGGCGCGGCGGATATGGTGAGCATCCAGCCCGAGGCGACGGTCTCGCGCACCGTTATGAGAACCGAAGGCGGCAACGTCGTGCTGTTCGCCTTCGATTCGGGGCAGGAACTGAGCGAACACACGGCCGCCATGCCGGCGTTCATACAGGTGCTCCGTGGACGCCTGCTCGTCAACGGCGGCGACGACGAACGCGAGGTGGCCCCCGGCGACCTCGTCTATTTGCCGACCCGACTGCCACACGCGGTGAAGGCACTTGAGCCTTCGGTGATGATGCTCACGATGATCACTGCTGCACGCGCAGCCGATGCCATCGACGGATGA
- the ychF gene encoding redox-regulated ATPase YchF, giving the protein MSLTIGIVGLPNVGKSTMFNALTRNNVLAENYPFATIEPNTGIVPLPDKRLPVLAELVHTDKIVPATVTFVDIAGIVKGASEGEGLGNKFLANIREADAICEVVRAFEDDDIIHVNGHVDPDDDIDTINTELILADLQTIDNALPKLEKDLRGKKIEKSYMDAVLKAKEILESGRTIDQAAQAGEIKKEEVYDLHLLTAKPFIYVFNVDDSELQNEELKQRLAKSVAPAPAIFLNAQFESELTELDEADAREMLEDAGLDESGLDQLARVGFDILGLQTFLTAGEKEVRAWQIHKGWTAPQAAGVIHTDFEKGFIKAEVVSYDDFVEADGSMAKIKEEGKLRLEGKDYVMQDGDIVEFKFNVSK; this is encoded by the coding sequence ATGTCTCTTACTATCGGAATTGTCGGCCTGCCCAATGTGGGCAAGTCCACCATGTTCAACGCGCTCACCCGCAACAACGTGCTTGCGGAGAATTACCCATTCGCCACGATCGAACCGAACACCGGCATCGTGCCACTGCCGGACAAACGGCTGCCGGTACTGGCCGAGCTTGTGCACACCGACAAGATCGTGCCGGCAACCGTCACCTTCGTCGACATCGCCGGCATCGTCAAGGGCGCGAGCGAAGGCGAGGGACTGGGCAACAAGTTCCTCGCGAACATTCGCGAGGCGGATGCAATCTGCGAGGTCGTGCGAGCGTTCGAAGATGACGACATCATCCATGTGAACGGCCATGTCGATCCCGACGACGACATCGACACGATCAACACCGAGCTCATTCTCGCCGATCTGCAGACGATCGACAACGCGCTGCCGAAGCTTGAGAAGGACCTGCGCGGCAAGAAGATCGAGAAAAGCTACATGGATGCCGTGCTCAAGGCAAAGGAGATCCTCGAATCCGGTCGCACCATCGATCAGGCTGCGCAGGCCGGCGAGATCAAGAAGGAAGAGGTGTACGACCTGCACCTGCTCACCGCCAAACCGTTCATCTACGTGTTCAATGTGGACGATTCGGAGCTGCAGAACGAGGAACTCAAGCAGCGTCTGGCGAAGTCGGTGGCACCCGCCCCGGCGATCTTCCTCAATGCGCAGTTCGAATCCGAACTCACCGAACTCGATGAGGCGGATGCTCGCGAGATGCTCGAGGACGCGGGACTGGATGAGTCCGGGCTCGACCAGCTCGCTCGCGTGGGCTTCGACATTCTCGGCCTGCAGACCTTCCTCACCGCGGGGGAGAAGGAGGTGCGCGCCTGGCAGATCCACAAGGGTTGGACCGCTCCGCAGGCGGCCGGCGTCATCCACACCGATTTCGAGAAGGGATTCATCAAGGCCGAGGTAGTCTCGTACGACGATTTCGTAGAGGCCGACGGTTCGATGGCGAAAATCAAGGAAGAGGGCAAACTGCGCCTCGAGGGCAAGGACTATGTGATGCAGGACGGCGACATCGTCGAGTTCAAGTTCAATGTGAGTAAATGA
- the proC gene encoding pyrroline-5-carboxylate reductase, which yields MKIGFIGYGNMAQAIALGLTRAHAVDGNDIVACAAHFDKLERNIAAVGGTAMHTPQEVVAAADMVVVAIKPYQIEDVLAPMAGALADDSKMIVSLAAGWDLARYQTLFGESATGIHIQCTIPNTPMAVAQGVLICENVNTLTPSQCQGFVDLFSRISLIEEVDTAHMGIAMCIAGCAPAFTDMYLEALGDAGVKYGLQRVTAYRLAAKMIEGVGALYLDSGVHPGAMKDAVCSPGGTTIKGVAELENRAFRGAIISAVDAIEQG from the coding sequence ATGAAGATTGGTTTCATTGGCTACGGCAACATGGCACAGGCAATCGCACTGGGATTGACCCGTGCGCATGCGGTCGACGGGAACGACATTGTGGCATGCGCCGCGCATTTCGACAAGTTGGAACGCAACATCGCGGCAGTGGGCGGCACTGCCATGCACACCCCGCAGGAGGTCGTCGCGGCCGCCGACATGGTGGTCGTGGCAATCAAACCGTATCAGATTGAGGATGTGCTTGCTCCAATGGCCGGAGCACTCGCCGACGATTCGAAGATGATCGTATCCCTTGCCGCAGGCTGGGATCTGGCGAGGTACCAGACCCTGTTCGGTGAGTCGGCCACGGGCATCCACATCCAGTGCACGATTCCGAACACTCCGATGGCCGTGGCCCAAGGAGTGTTGATCTGCGAGAACGTGAACACCCTCACCCCGAGCCAATGCCAGGGATTCGTCGACCTGTTCTCCCGCATATCGCTCATCGAGGAGGTCGATACCGCGCATATGGGGATCGCGATGTGCATCGCCGGTTGTGCCCCGGCGTTCACCGACATGTACTTGGAGGCGCTCGGCGACGCCGGCGTCAAGTACGGTCTGCAGCGTGTGACCGCATACCGTTTGGCCGCGAAGATGATTGAAGGTGTCGGTGCCCTGTACCTCGACTCGGGAGTTCACCCGGGTGCCATGAAAGATGCGGTGTGTTCCCCTGGCGGCACCACCATCAAGGGCGTCGCCGAACTCGAGAACCGTGCGTTCCGTGGCGCGATCATCAGTGCGGTCGATGCTATCGAGCAGGGCTGA
- a CDS encoding alpha/beta fold hydrolase — MALLNEYYVPGLHVSEYAIDVPLDWNGHEPGMGFDGETIRLFYRVVCAPEHVNDRLPLLVFLQGGPGGAAPRPLSPDSDGWIAEAIKHFRVVLPDQRGTGRSSHIDSHTVANMDGRQAAEYLKKFLAGSIVRDFEHLRRTEFDGERWVTLGQSYGGFLTLTYLSLFPQSLIASFTTGGIPHVPASAREVYEHTFPRMQTKTEQFYARYPLETKRVGCVADILRSTDVTLPNGDPFTVERLQTLGSSFGMKPAFERVHWLFDEAFLDGDGSANPDSPLADEFLFDAMTATYSNPLYWPLQEFIYADGDLDAPIDWAADHVYRSLPQFSTDARPLLFTGEAIFPWMFEQERALRPFRAAMDVLMQDTHFGVIYDVNQLAANTVPLNSAVYFDDLYVDSGLQLDTLSRIGNSHYWVTNEFEHDGVHGGIVFRHLFDEARDRGDLHELF, encoded by the coding sequence ATGGCACTGCTCAATGAATACTATGTTCCAGGACTCCATGTGTCTGAGTATGCGATCGACGTGCCGCTCGACTGGAATGGCCATGAGCCAGGCATGGGATTCGATGGCGAGACAATTCGCCTGTTCTACCGCGTGGTCTGTGCCCCAGAGCATGTGAACGACCGATTGCCGTTGCTCGTATTCCTGCAGGGAGGACCCGGCGGTGCGGCGCCGCGGCCGCTCTCGCCGGACTCCGATGGCTGGATTGCCGAGGCCATCAAGCATTTCCGTGTGGTGCTGCCCGATCAACGGGGCACCGGGCGTTCCTCGCATATCGACTCACACACCGTGGCGAATATGGACGGGCGGCAGGCTGCGGAGTATCTGAAGAAATTCCTCGCCGGCTCCATTGTGCGCGACTTCGAGCACCTGCGGCGCACCGAGTTCGATGGAGAGCGCTGGGTGACACTCGGGCAGAGCTATGGCGGATTCCTGACACTGACATACCTTTCGCTATTCCCGCAAAGCCTCATCGCCAGTTTCACCACCGGTGGCATACCCCATGTGCCGGCGAGCGCGAGGGAGGTGTACGAGCACACCTTCCCACGCATGCAGACGAAGACCGAACAGTTCTACGCACGCTACCCGCTCGAGACGAAACGCGTGGGCTGCGTGGCCGACATTCTGCGCAGCACCGATGTGACGCTGCCCAACGGCGACCCGTTCACAGTGGAGCGCCTGCAGACCCTCGGCTCGAGTTTCGGGATGAAACCGGCATTCGAACGGGTGCATTGGCTCTTCGACGAGGCATTTCTCGACGGCGACGGTTCGGCAAACCCGGATTCCCCGCTCGCCGACGAGTTCCTGTTCGATGCGATGACCGCCACCTATTCCAATCCGCTGTATTGGCCGCTCCAGGAGTTCATCTACGCGGACGGCGACCTCGACGCCCCCATTGATTGGGCGGCGGACCACGTGTATAGGAGTCTGCCGCAGTTCAGCACTGACGCGCGCCCGTTGCTGTTCACCGGCGAGGCGATTTTCCCGTGGATGTTCGAGCAGGAGCGCGCGCTCAGACCGTTCCGCGCCGCAATGGACGTTCTGATGCAGGACACGCATTTCGGGGTGATATACGACGTGAACCAACTCGCCGCGAACACAGTGCCGCTCAACAGTGCGGTGTATTTCGACGACCTGTATGTTGACAGCGGTCTGCAGCTCGACACACTTTCGCGCATAGGAAACTCGCATTATTGGGTGACGAACGAGTTCGAACACGATGGCGTGCACGGTGGCATCGTCTTCCGTCATCTCTTCGACGAGGCACGCGACCGCGGCGACCTGCACGAACTGTTCTAG